CACTGGTACATAGGTTCTCTAAGTAGAGTCTTGAGTTCCAAGCTTTAAAAGCACTTCTCTCGTCTTTACACTCCCAAGTCTAGTAATGGCTTCTTCACACTGTTCCATAGCTCTTCTCTGTCTTCTTGTCTTCTGCTTCATCTCTgcaaactctgtctcttccTCTTCCCATTACTCCGACGAGCAGGAATCTGTATATCAAGTTTTGGAAGCGATCAACTCTGGCATCGATTGGCGTTCTCTCTTCCCTGACGATTTCTGCGACTCAGCTCCTCATGGCATCGTCTGTGAGTATTTCTTCGACGACAATGGTACCATTAGTACTCCTCACATTACAGAGCTCAACTTCGGCTACGTTTCAGATTTCTCTCCTAACCCACCTTGTTCTTTTAATTCCACGCTCTCTCCTCGACTTTCCTCCTTCACCTACCTACGCAAGCTCTTCTTCTACCAATGTTTCACAGCAACCATGGTTTCATTTCCTGGGTTTCTCTCAACTTTGGGTTCTACCTTAGAAGAACTCGTGTTCATCGATAACCCTTCTCTGGTAGGGACTCTGAGTGGGAATCTCGGCAACTTAACCGCTCTCAGGAGGTTCATTCTCAGTGGGAGCAGTGTTTCTGGAGAAATCCCAGATGAGATTGGTGGTTTACTCGAGCTCGAAGAGGTTACAATCAGCAGAAATCCCTTCCATGGAGTAGTTCCCCAGAGCTTAGGGAACTTGAAGAAACTGAAAGTGCTCGACCTCAGCTACAATGGGTTAAAAGGGAATCTCCCTGACTCAATCGGGAAGATGACAGAGCTGGTGAAGCTTGATTTGGGTTCGAATCGCTTTGATGGGGGAATCCCTGAGAGCCTAGTGGGTCTCCAGGAACTGGAGTTCTTGGACTTGAGCTATAACCATTTTGGCAACTTTGGGATTCCGCCATTTTTAGCAGAGATGCCCAGACTGAGGGAAGTGTACTTGAGTGGGAACCCACTAGGAGGCCAGATACCAGAAATTTGGGAGAAGCTTGGGGGTATTTTGAGGTTAGGGCTATCAGGGTTGGGCCTAGATGGTAAAATTCCTGCTTCCATGGGGGTATCACTGAGAAACATTTGTTTCCTAGGGCTGGATCACAACAACCTTGAAGGAACAGTGCCGGAGGAATTTGGGTTTCTGGAGTCTGTGCTTGAGATGAACCTGGAGAACAACAGATTGACTGGAAGGCTTCCGTTCTCTGCTAAATTTTCAGCCAGAATTGGAAAAAAGCTGAAGTTGGCTGGGAATCCTAATCTTTGTATCGATGGGGAAGCTCAAGAGAACGGCAGTTTGGGGTATTTGAAATTCTGCAACAAACCCAGTAAACCAGATGCTGTTTTGTTCTCATCCTCTGAGAGTTCTTCACCAGTACAATCTTCTCTGCTTCTCATTATCTTCTTAGGGTTGTTTCTAACTTTTTGTTTATAGATCAGGAGTTCAGCTTAGAAAGAGGTTGAGAGGAAGATATACTGAAATTTATACTTCGACAACCTTTCCATTTTTATGGGTTGGGTTTTGCAGTGACAGATGTTTATAGTTTGTAGAGTTTCAGTGATCATTAAGTGTAATGTGTTTGATTTTCAGGCTTTAAACACTTCTAAGCTCTCGTCTCATTCAATCTCGTGTGCTTGATTCACCCAAAAAACTATAAGTAGCTAGGTGTAttgcaaaaaggaaaaatgagaagaagattATAAAAAAAGCTGCCATGAAAAATTACAGTAGAACTTGACTGCTTTACAAATCAAATCCTGGGAATCGTTAGTTTCTCAAGAAATTCCATGATTCCCTTTGTCACCATCCTCAATTCTCAAGGATCTTAAAGGTGAAGTTGGACAAGGTTCATTGTTCAAAACGCTTATAGATCCAGAACCAGGATCAGAGAATGGAGAAGTGTAAGTTGTGGTAGACTGGGGTTTGGATCTTGAAGGTTTAGTTGATCCACTACTTGATATTCCCTTGGGTTTCTTACGACGGGATTTTTTAGGATCAGCTGCTGGATCTTGCAAGGTTGAATCCATACTTAGGCCTCCTGTGTTCTGAGATCGCctcgatgatgatgatggtcgGGATGATCTCTCTTTGGTATCTCGTGAGGGAGAACTGATTGAAATGCCGGTGGTGGTATGGTGTCGCCTTGATTTCTTCGATTGGTCTCTGCTGGCCGGAGAGTCCAATGATGAGGGGATATATGTGGATGGCTTTGATAACTCTGGCATCTCTGTGTGTAATAAAAACAAGCACCATAGATGTTAGATCTCTGTGGCCTGTGGGTTCCATGCTAAAGCAACTATCTGACATTGGATGTGAATATTTTGATGTGGAGGTGTATAAGACTCGGGCACCCTCTCCTTGAAGGTATGTAAGGACTTGGGCATCCTCTCCTTAAAGTCTAGGTTTTAAGGGTGAGTTCTATCCATGTTCCATCGAAGATTTTCATATATATGTTGGAGCTTTGACAATCGGGGTGATTCGATTCTGATATATTCCTTGAGTGTTGAAGGCAAACAGAACAGCTAAGACAACAAACCTTCAAGAGAAGCGCTTTTACGGTTGCTTTCGTTAGCATCTCCATTAGTACTTAATGGTGCCGACGAAAAATTTGGTCCTGGTCTATGCTCATCCATCTGCACAGATAGTGAAACTCAAAATTCACAGAAACCTATAAAGTTACaaggaaattggaattgcaagAACTCATACCACACCATTACCAAAACCAAAGATCAGATGTTAGTGTTAATCAATATCCCTCTCTTTCATGGAAGACTTTGTGATTGAATCATATAATACAATTGCTTACCCAGCTTGGTGAATGTACTGCTGGACCATCCCATCCTATGTGTGCTACATGCTTCACATCTGTGGGAAAGCCAATCTGCATTTCTTGCTCTTTACCATTATTATCTGTATCAATTTATTAATACATTTTATCAGAACAGTGTATTAAAATGTGTTCAAATTAGATCAATTTTATTACTATTCATTAAAATAATCAGCTTGAGGTAATTACATACCAAATATCTGTGAAATATATCTTAGGCCTTTTAAAAGGCCCTTCATCTTCGTCGACATTTCGGGTGGCTGAAAAAtctctttctgtttttttcgATTGAGACTAAGCGTCTTGGATGGTTTTGATTGATCGGAACTCGATTCTGTACGCAGAGAttcaaaaataaagaacaaagaagacaaaaagaaCCACcataattataattttaattaTCAATTACATAAATAATCACACCTTGAGAAGTCTCCGTGCTAGACTCGCCGTACGGCGTCAAATTTAAACTATATTCTTTGACCGGCTCTGCATGATTTGATTCAGCAGACATAGTGTCATCTCTATGAATTATTTTCTCAAAGAAGGGGATGACAAAACAAAGAGCAGAGGGAATTCACCAAGGAGATGTGCCTAAGCCCTTGAaaaccaataataataataataataagaattcaatgaagaagatgatgaaggggAAAGAGGAAGAATTAAAATCCCCAAACCAGTTTAAAGCAATTTCAAAACGCGTTGTTTGTTGCCATTGTCTACTAATCAAAGCCAGTACCTGGCTTAATTTGGCTGTTAGAGAATCTAAATTGATGGACACAACAAAGGGAATGGATGGGCTATTTTGGGGTTGGGCTTCCAACGGCTATTCGTGGAAAGCGCGGGAAGGAGGAAAAAACGGTTAGGAAATTCAAAGGTAGAGATGTCAGTTGACTAAGacagaaaatataaatattaaattttcccaaaaatgggaaaatgtttTCACCTTCTTATGCGGAACCTCTCTCACCCTTACAAGTAGAAGTCAAAAACTGTCCTTTGTTAGGTTGGCTGCAATGGGGATGAAATAACCACATTATCCTTCTAGTTGGCTTAGAAGATAGGGATTTGCAGAGGGTAATATGGTAAAAGTAAAGAATGAGCCCAGAGCCCCAAGGCATATAGATTAGAAGAGTCAAATGAAATGAGAATAACATTACATCAACATTTCTAGTGATTATCCTCTCTATCTATTGTGGTTTGCTCAATTCTGATTATATCTCTAAAGCAACAGTCCCTCTCCCTAAAACCCTGCATCCAAAGACCTGTTCACAGAAAGGTTCCATCTTGATGACAGGATTCATGAAAGGGTTTAATGGTTTCAGCTCTCAGGCTTAAGAGTTTTTAAGTTTGTAGTTCGAGATTAAGATCGTATGGTTTAGTGCTTACTATATTAGTCATACAACATCAATCCTTTTACATGAATCCTTACacttgtccttgcttggaatctccatgtaatcaaccccattaaattggaataaggttttgaactttgttgttgttgttagtcTACGGCTTCAAGTTCAAAGTTTTAGGTTGAAAAATACCATCCTAAGAGATGCTCAGATTTGAAGAGTTGATCATCCTATCCTCTCATGATCGAATCATGAGAAGTACTCATTCccatcttttccttcttttgtaatCCTTGCATGCCAGTGGATTTGAGACTATAATTTATTGGGTAAGAGATCACTGTCTGGTCATGTAGCCCATGCACCAGCATGAGCATGGGCCAATGGGATTTTGATTTCTCAAGGGGGTGGGCTGTAATTTTGACAAACCCCTTTGTCTGGGTGTAGGAGCCACACCACCAGACagctttcttttactttattttaactTCAATTTTAATCCACTAATTAATGAACTTCCAGTTTATTTCCCTTTTACTAAGGGGTGCCTTTATTTCTCATCCACAAGGGGAATGCTAACATCACGAATTCGGCTATACAGAATTGTCTCAATGCCAATCAACCAtaagaaataattttaaattttatttaaaattataaCTAAAACATGAACTCAAAGTAGATTcttaaaaaatgggagaaaataCTATTATAGCTAAAACAGGGGTAAATGGAATAAATTTGCATTGTAGGTGCAATACAAATCATGGTCTTAAGGTTACCAGTGTATTCTCAAGATTGCAGAAAGTACatgaaaggaagagaggaaaaaaggaaatGCTAGATCCAGTTATCATCAGACTTCTCTAGGTAGTTAGGAAGCTTTCAGGCTGTCCATGCCAACACCATCCTGCAGCCAATCAAAGgaataagaaaattaataaatcaATATTGCGAAATACGAATTGTTCAACAAAcactatttgaaaatttaatgGATATTTTACTTTACAGATACTCTCCATCTGACTCAATAATAACTATTCCAACTGCTTCACTCATTTTCTGATTCTGTGTTCTCCCTTTCAATCCAGTAAATTAAGCTATAATCTGTCTTTCCCTCATCCATATCCCACCCAATTCCATCTTTGCTGGCATAACTCCTCCGCCTCAGATGCAATATCCATCTTGCTTTGAAAAGACACCAAGTATCGCTTTAAACAGAATTGAATGGCAAAACATGATCCaagtagctgaccccatttagctagAATAAGGCTTAGTACATATTTGGGTAAGGAGGAAATTCAAGAAGCCATCTTCTGAAAGGGGGAAAAGGCAAGTGCAAGGAAAGGTGTCAGTTTGGAATATTTGTTATCACCTATGTGAAAATCATGGATCCCtccgccgggggggggggggggtgtttgatCTTCTGTGCTGCTTGTGGTTTGGGCTTTAAAGATTCCAAGCTGACTTATGCAGTTGGATCCATCCTTTGCTCCTTGGGAAGCTGAGCTTCTGGAATCCAAGAAACTGAAGCCGAGAAGCTTACCTATTTGTTGAGTTGAGTAGAGTAGTATTTATCTGCTGTCTGGCTACTATAATATCAATATGTCTGGCTGCTATAATATCAATAGAGATTTTGAAGAAGTGTCaaattgaggaaaaaaaaagatctgGAACAGTAAGAATTTCTCTGCAATCCTCTTCTCATTATCCAATTCActtatcttttcttttgacAGTTTCTAACAAAgggaaatgagaaaagaaaagaaaaaagtgcgGTCTTCGATTTAAGGAGCACATTCTTATATGCAGGATCCAACCAATATATCAACTACTGGATAAATTAGACAAGACTATAAAATAGAATATCTTACTAAGAACTTGTGATTCTCCTCAAGAAGTGGAGCAAAAGTTGAGCAGAATTTCTCAATATCAGCATTGATATCACCTCCACCCCCAATCACATCCATGAACTTCGTTCTATCTGGAGCCAGTTTCATGGCAAGCTGCAATTCAATAACCAAAAGATGAAACAGGGTATAATACCAGCAAGTTTCATAGCAAGCTGCAATTCAATAACCAAAAGACGAAACAGAGTAACATAATAACCAGTATCGcctttttattagaaaaaaatcatGAGAAGTGAATTCTAGAGGATATACAACATTTAGACAACTGTTCCTTCTATTTTTTGAATAAActtgaaagaaaagagaaagaaaacaaggaaatatTACACAAGCAAAAGGTTCTATTTTGGGTTCTAGGATTTCCCAATCCTAGCCTAGACTGCAGGCTGAAAAGCCCAGCACAAGCCTGATGCTTTTGTGCAGGCTTGGACTTTCTGGGCCAAGCTTGCATCCTTAATAATGTCCACTGCAGTAGAGAAAACACTGAAGGCCAAAAGGGCTTTGAGAAAAGCCTCCTAAGAAGGCGGATCTACAGTGAGCCATATGCAGACCATAGCTCTTATCACACAAAACAGTTTTAGAGCCACGAACATAAAGTTCAGCATGTTATTGAATGCTCATAGAGATCTCAGGACTTTCTAAAGCAGGAAAATGTTGCGAGTATATTCTGTACCTTTGATAGATAATATGGAATTCAGTATCATAAGGATGAGAGGTACCGTGAAACTTGAACTGGCAAGCCAGCCATGAAATTTCTTCAGTGTCTTGTTGTAAGAATCAGTGCAAGCTTGAGACATGGTCCAATCTGGATGTTCCAATAAGTTGCGGAACAGTTCAAGCAAGAAATCCATTGCCCTGAATAAGTCATCGATTAAAAGTATTAGTTTATACCTACGATAGCTCTCACCATTTTCACGTAGAAATAAAGCCACCACTTTCATGTAGAAGAATACCCCCCCCCAACACGCACACAAAAGATAGGTAATACATAATgtgcataaaaaaatacatatttcGGACAGGCAAGCCCATGTGGTGTTAACAGATGATGCTCCATACCTTGTCAACCATAGAAGACCATTGGTACAGCTGGATGAACCTTTTGCTGTGTTAGCTTGTACCTCAGCTCGTACCATACTGTATAAGTGATTGAATTCCATAGTATTGGATAAGTATTTAGCCTCCAGCCTCTAGAAGACAAATAAACAGGGAACGATCACTTGAAGTAACTATAGAATTTTATATAATCAAGGATGTTGGAATAGTTCAATAATGAAACAAAAAGCTCCCAACCAACATTTTAAGGATCATCTGACCCCAGATCGGAACCAGGTAAGGCCAATCCAACTTTCACTAGCCTGGATTGGTTGATCCACTGAGAGGATATGATCCATCATGAATCAGATTGGGATTACTCAGGACCAATCTTGTCCTAGACCACATTTTTCATCCTTTGATCCTCACTCTAAACTTCAATCACAAAAACAGTTACAAAGAAGCTGGTCACCTAAAACGTTTTCTAAGAGATGAAAGGGGGAGGTTTCAGTCATAATATGAGCAAAAACTCCAAAGTCAAATATTACTTTGCAAAACCACTGTAATCAGGTAACAACTGCATCAATCCTTGTACAAGCTTAAAAAcgattttgaaatagaaattgaagtaAATCACCAGCAAATGATGGATACTGAAACATATCAGAAAGAACATCAttcaaggaaaccaatgaaaAGTAATTCTTACCGAAATATTACCACCAATATCAGTTTTTACGAGCACCATGGCAGCTCCAAATTTATCTGGCATTGTAAGTAATCAATCAGACTTCACTTTACAAATCATTATTCAAAGAACTTAGATATATCCTCCATAATATGACATTGTAATTCCGCACAATTAAACAGACAGTCTACAATGTTGTGATATCGTGGAACCCTCCCCCCACTATACAATATTCAAGAATGTAAAGGTTGCTGACTAAGCAATGGAACAGAAAATCCTTCAACACTTGTTCAACTGCAATCTAATAGAGAAGAGATTTGCACCTTAGCAATAGAGAAATGGCTGtttacccaccaaaaaaaaaaaaccaaggtaAGGCCTCTGAGGGTTGGGAGACCTATTTGGtgtgtttttctattttaagtCACAGGGTCTATAGCATTTGTTGGTCTAAAATACCTTCTGATTTATTCATTATAGGAAATTGTTTCAAAGATTCCTTTATGTTAGTTCCAACAATTTTGGTGGCATCACTTGTTGGAAAAATTGTTGGAACTCTTGTAACATGCGTCCTGCTCGTAGATTTGCTTTACTCCGTGCCCTAGCTGATCATAGACCAAAGAAGCAATGGCTGAGCTGATCTACAACCACTCTCTCCTGGAGGTCGAGCCAATAAAAGGTAGTTTTGGGTATTGGTTGTGATTTCCAGCGGGGGACATTATTGTAATGTGATTTAGGCATTTATTtaccgggaaaaaaaaataggagcTGGTGTGATTCCGTAAACAGTGCTGAAAGAAACTTCATTGTTTTTCGTCTATTTCTTCTCAAATGCTTTTATTTCATGCCCAGAAAAAAATACCTGATACACAGCATCTGCCAAAAAGGAAAGGGGGAGGCCTGTACATGACCAGCCCAAAAAACTCCaaattttgtaattaaaaagaaaatcaaagcttTCAAACTTTTGATTCATCAAAGAATTGCATAATCTAACCCAACGAATCATTATACAGCCTCCGAACCATGACCAAGTGGAATCTTGGACGAAGAATCCAACTTTCCCCAATAAAACCACCGTATCAACCTTGATGCACCATCAAGGTTGACAGAGAATTCAATTTCACTCCTAACCAGTCACTAGGAAACCCCTAATAAACCCTTCACTTCAAAATTCAGATTTCACTAGATCTGAACCCTAGTTGAATCCTCTTCTTTAATTTATCTGTCTTTTGTTTTCATCCATACCTCAAACTTCATTATTTCTTATAGAATTGAGTTCATTTTTACCCTGTTCTGCCTCCATATAAAAGTTACATTTACatctaatatatttttcttaacATGGAATACTGCTTTTCTATGTGTTTCTTCACTTGATGTTTAACCGCGATAATGGAACTTGCATTTCAAATCTAGTAAAATACTCCTTAAACGATAGAAAATAATACATTATGAAGTATCAAAATGACATGCAAAATAGATTTTGATtgcttttttaaattttaaatataatataaaagcCCACTAGGCTTAAAATAAGATATAACTAGACATTTTCCTCAAGTTATTACCATCAGAAAATTTATGGTACCTAAAACAGTGAAGTCACAACAAACAGGCAGCTCTCAACTGACAACAAGAAGATTGTACCTATAACTGGCAATATGAGCTTGCACACATCCAAAAAAGGCTTGGTCAGCATTTCCCCATCTTCAGACTTCACATGTTTCATTCCTTCCAAACAGGGGGCGAACACAGTCCCCTCCATTCTTACAATTTCTGCACTCAAGAAGTGcaaattaaatttaatattaCATTAAAAGTTTCTGATCACACAAAACATCAAGCAAatacaaaggaaacaaatactTGAATACatggttcttttttctttcccttttctatcaaaataattTTGGTAAGGAATCAGGTGTCTAGTTACTGGGTTAGACATCAAGCAGTTGAAGATAGGCTTCGATCCCACAATAAGGTATGAATAGGAACCGAACACATGAACTTCCTAGACAAGCATATTCAGTGAGTGCATTGTGAGGAAACCGACAGCTATGAACCCAGAATCCCTTTTCTTTATTAGGGTAATTGAACAATCAAAACAACAGTCTAAAATAGAAATGATGGgttaaaaatgcaaaaaaatgcGTCGTAAAAAGATGCCACAAGAGTTTAAGAAATTCAAATCTGATTATCAGATACTCATTCAAAAAGCTAAATAAAGGCATGCATGCAGAAAAATCCCATTCCCCCAGAGGAACAATTGAAGAGTTAAGGAAGTATAAAACGCAAAAAGTTGCAGGTCTACACCAACTCCATGGATCTGGATATTATGAGCCATCAAAGCTCAATTCCAATGAAAAACAACTGAACACACATCAATTCGACCAGATCTCACAAATAAGGGGTGCCGAACGCCAAAAGATGAtcttcgtcatcatcatcattaaaaaatataataataaataaataaattcagtCAATAGAAGTTCAGAGAACTGCCTTTAACAGTCGAAAGAAACCGAAACTTCGCTCGTCGAATAGATTTAAACGATCGATCAAGCCCTCCCCTAACCCCTCCGATCCGaaacagaaagaaaagggtGAATCAAATACTGCTCAGAATGAATAcccaattaagaaaaaaaatatggttcaGTTGAACACTTTATTCTCGATCAAAAAAGAGAAGCGGTGGTCAATTAATTGAGATTGAAAATAACCTCAATCAGAGAGGAGAATCCGATTCAAATAGCCAAACCCAGTTGCAGCAAAAGGTGCTTTAATGGTGGCAGAAAAAGGGTCTTGGAGGAAGTGtaaggatttttatgtgggcttaattaataccgattgatccattgggcccaagcaattatagacccactcttaGCCCTTttcattgtgagagtggaatagggttttagggattctattataaatagaataccgACGGTCCCTGtagccattactttacttaatgcataaactcctagctcttttcattgtgagagtggaatagggttttagggattctattataaatagaatactgacggtccctgcaaccattactttacttaatgccttattggttttgggagcacggctttttcacaagagcaagtgcacagaaagaaaggaaaccatagaataagaggctgcagaagatctcagtaaaaggactccacttgcgtagttcgtcattgtcatctttatgggagtaatgtttaaccacaggGGACAGAgattcatgatctatgttcatgggacacaggtacttctttattcccatttatggttcatgtcatggttgtcccattgattattatagatatggtaaatctatatagttatgtattttaagatgggatactttattgttcttggtttagggactacacctatgattaatcttttatgattggttgatgattcttgtattctaaacactatagggttattcatatgtttaatatggtaaagaatccccaacaggAAGCTCTTTCCAAATTCTTCGAATAAGTTTCGTAGTTCGCACTTAAATCTTTCTCTGATTCCATTTAGATGAGAACTCCCAGGTTTCTCTTTTTGGTTAAAGCGAGATCTCACTATTTAAAGCCTGAGAGACTTCAAGGAAACAtaatgttggtgtatgatgtcttgtattccgtcgcagtttaatccagagagtactggtgcagcacctagacagccaggacgatggtcccactagcctgttagcgggccgtgggggttgcaaggggggcaggaggcccccttgcatagcagggggtgtaggggggcgcagccccccgctcgaattttttatttgagggcaattgtagtttaatacGGATTatggttttttcgctatatatttgtagcgagggtttctttctctgtaatgcaagcaatacagagaggtgtgaggaagag
This Macadamia integrifolia cultivar HAES 741 chromosome 10, SCU_Mint_v3, whole genome shotgun sequence DNA region includes the following protein-coding sequences:
- the LOC122090923 gene encoding piriformospora indica-insensitive protein 2-like, whose product is MASSHCSIALLCLLVFCFISANSVSSSSHYSDEQESVYQVLEAINSGIDWRSLFPDDFCDSAPHGIVCEYFFDDNGTISTPHITELNFGYVSDFSPNPPCSFNSTLSPRLSSFTYLRKLFFYQCFTATMVSFPGFLSTLGSTLEELVFIDNPSLVGTLSGNLGNLTALRRFILSGSSVSGEIPDEIGGLLELEEVTISRNPFHGVVPQSLGNLKKLKVLDLSYNGLKGNLPDSIGKMTELVKLDLGSNRFDGGIPESLVGLQELEFLDLSYNHFGNFGIPPFLAEMPRLREVYLSGNPLGGQIPEIWEKLGGILRLGLSGLGLDGKIPASMGVSLRNICFLGLDHNNLEGTVPEEFGFLESVLEMNLENNRLTGRLPFSAKFSARIGKKLKLAGNPNLCIDGEAQENGSLGYLKFCNKPSKPDAVLFSSSESSSPVQSSLLLIIFLGLFLTFCL
- the LOC122090924 gene encoding CRIB domain-containing protein RIC7 — translated: MSAESNHAEPVKEYSLNLTPYGESSTETSQESSSDQSKPSKTLSLNRKKQKEIFQPPEMSTKMKGLLKGLRYISQIFDNNGKEQEMQIGFPTDVKHVAHIGWDGPAVHSPSWMDEHRPGPNFSSAPLSTNGDANESNRKSASLEEMPELSKPSTYIPSSLDSPASRDQSKKSRRHHTTTGISISSPSRDTKERSSRPSSSSRRSQNTGGLSMDSTLQDPAADPKKSRRKKPKGISSSGSTKPSRSKPQSTTTYTSPFSDPGSGSISVLNNEPCPTSPLRSLRIEDGDKGNHGIS
- the LOC122090707 gene encoding glycolipid transfer protein 1-like, translated to MEGTVFAPCLEGMKHVKSEDGEMLTKPFLDVCKLILPVIDKFGAAMVLVKTDIGGNISRLEAKYLSNTMEFNHLYSMVRAEVQANTAKGSSSCTNGLLWLTRAMDFLLELFRNLLEHPDWTMSQACTDSYNKTLKKFHGWLASSSFTLAMKLAPDRTKFMDVIGGGGDINADIEKFCSTFAPLLEENHKFLDGVGMDSLKAS